A window of the Branchiibius hedensis genome harbors these coding sequences:
- the pdhA gene encoding pyruvate dehydrogenase (acetyl-transferring) E1 component subunit alpha has product MVTSTPARDITDGGPDLVQFVDGDGKRLPTTAANERYAPIVEALTSEDARTLYRDMVLVRRLDAEGYALQRQGELGLWPSLLGQEGAQVGAARAMGPKDYAFPGYREHGVAYVRGIRPAQMLQLFRGVSHGGWDTEQYRFHLYTIVIGNQMLHATGYAMGIQRDHAVATGDPDRDAAVIAFTGDGGTSQGDYNEALNFAAVANAPVVFFVQNNGYAISEPNSRQFRIPPYQRAQGFGLPGIRVDGNDVLASYAVTKVALDAARAGDGPTLIEAFTYRLGAHTTSDDPTRYRDAAEVDLWKEKDPVKRMRGFLLTRAHADREFFDQVDIEADDLAADMRAQCRAIPDPQLPTMFDHVYAEEHKPLERERDQFAAYLASFEGVSA; this is encoded by the coding sequence ATGGTCACCAGCACGCCCGCGCGCGACATCACCGACGGCGGACCAGATCTGGTCCAGTTCGTCGACGGGGACGGCAAACGCCTCCCCACCACCGCGGCCAATGAGCGCTACGCACCGATTGTCGAAGCTCTGACCAGCGAGGATGCCCGGACGCTGTACCGGGACATGGTGCTGGTACGCCGATTGGACGCCGAAGGCTATGCCCTGCAACGTCAGGGGGAGCTGGGTCTGTGGCCCTCGCTGCTCGGGCAGGAGGGCGCCCAGGTCGGCGCCGCCCGGGCGATGGGACCGAAGGACTACGCCTTCCCCGGCTACCGCGAGCACGGCGTCGCCTACGTCCGCGGCATCCGCCCGGCGCAGATGCTGCAACTGTTCCGCGGAGTCAGCCACGGCGGCTGGGACACCGAGCAGTACCGCTTCCACCTCTACACGATCGTCATCGGCAACCAGATGCTGCACGCGACCGGCTACGCGATGGGCATCCAGCGCGACCACGCCGTCGCCACCGGCGACCCCGACCGCGACGCCGCCGTGATCGCCTTCACCGGCGACGGGGGCACCAGCCAGGGCGACTACAACGAGGCGTTGAACTTCGCGGCCGTCGCCAACGCACCGGTCGTCTTCTTCGTGCAGAACAACGGCTACGCCATCTCCGAGCCGAACAGCCGCCAGTTCCGCATCCCGCCCTACCAACGGGCGCAGGGGTTCGGCCTGCCGGGCATCCGGGTCGACGGCAACGACGTGCTCGCGTCGTACGCCGTGACCAAGGTGGCGCTGGATGCCGCCCGGGCCGGTGATGGGCCCACGCTGATTGAGGCCTTCACCTATCGCCTGGGTGCGCACACCACCTCCGATGACCCGACCCGCTACCGCGACGCGGCCGAGGTCGACCTGTGGAAGGAGAAGGATCCGGTCAAACGGATGCGCGGCTTCCTGCTGACCCGTGCGCACGCCGACCGGGAGTTCTTCGACCAGGTCGACATCGAGGCGGACGATCTGGCCGCTGATATGCGCGCCCAATGCCGGGCCATCCCGGATCCGCAACTGCCGACGATGTTCGACCACGTCTACGCCGAGGAGCACAAACCGTTGGAGCGGGAGCGGGACCAGTTCGCCGCGTATCTCGCGTCGTTCGAAGGGGTTTCGGCATGA
- a CDS encoding phage holin family protein, producing the protein MKVAAITVGVNAVALWIAAWIVPGITLGSPTADTTHNVLAVVVIAAIFGVLNAFVKPLLKVVSVPLIVITLGLFLLVVNACMLGLLSWISDKVNLPFHVAHFWWDAVWGGLIVALVGMLLSALLPDDMEWKR; encoded by the coding sequence ATGAAGGTCGCCGCAATCACCGTTGGTGTCAACGCCGTCGCCTTGTGGATCGCTGCGTGGATCGTCCCTGGCATCACCTTGGGAAGTCCCACCGCTGACACGACGCACAACGTGCTCGCAGTGGTGGTGATCGCCGCCATCTTCGGTGTCCTCAACGCCTTCGTGAAGCCCCTGTTGAAGGTCGTCAGCGTGCCACTGATCGTGATCACCCTCGGCCTGTTCCTGCTGGTGGTCAACGCCTGCATGTTGGGCCTGCTGTCCTGGATCAGCGACAAGGTGAATCTGCCGTTCCACGTCGCGCACTTCTGGTGGGACGCGGTCTGGGGCGGGCTGATCGTGGCCCTGGTCGGCATGCTGCTCAGCGCGCTGCTGCCGGACGATATGGAGTGGAAGCGGTGA
- the hisC gene encoding histidinol-phosphate transaminase → MTEDSARSVRLREALNLIPSYVPGKPAPQREGFTTYKISSNENPYPPLPSVLSVIAEAASQVNRYPDMSVTALRTAIAEHFGVRLEEVATGTGSVGILGQIMQIACDPGDEVVFAWRSFEAYPIIVGLSGATAVQVPLTADASHDLLAMAAAITERTKVVLVCTPNNPTGPIVTAPDLDSFLAAVPSDVLVVIDEAYVEFGRDPRAADALAVWRSHPNVVVLRTFSKAYGLAGLRVGYAIAHEPIADALRKAAVPFGVSDLAQQAAIASLSAYDELAVRVEDLVIERSRVIKALREQGWDVPDSQANFIWLPLGDDALAFAEVAAEQGLVVRPFAGDGVRCTIAEVEANDRLIEVAAAYRGR, encoded by the coding sequence GTGACCGAGGATTCTGCTCGCTCGGTGCGGCTGCGCGAAGCGCTCAATCTGATCCCCAGCTACGTCCCGGGCAAGCCGGCGCCGCAGCGCGAGGGGTTCACGACGTACAAGATCTCCTCCAACGAAAACCCGTATCCGCCTCTGCCGTCGGTCCTTTCGGTGATTGCCGAGGCCGCCAGCCAGGTCAACCGCTACCCGGACATGAGCGTGACCGCGCTGCGTACGGCGATCGCGGAGCACTTCGGGGTGCGCCTCGAGGAGGTCGCGACGGGCACCGGCAGTGTGGGCATCCTCGGCCAGATCATGCAGATCGCGTGCGACCCAGGGGACGAGGTCGTGTTCGCGTGGCGCTCGTTCGAGGCGTACCCGATCATCGTGGGACTGTCCGGCGCGACGGCGGTGCAGGTGCCGCTCACGGCGGATGCGTCGCACGACCTGCTGGCGATGGCCGCCGCGATCACCGAACGCACCAAGGTCGTGCTGGTGTGCACGCCCAACAACCCCACCGGGCCGATCGTCACTGCCCCCGACCTTGATTCGTTCCTGGCCGCCGTCCCCTCTGACGTGCTGGTCGTCATCGACGAGGCGTACGTCGAGTTCGGCCGTGACCCGCGCGCCGCAGATGCGTTGGCCGTGTGGCGTTCGCACCCGAATGTGGTTGTGTTGCGGACCTTTTCGAAGGCGTACGGGCTGGCTGGGTTGCGTGTCGGCTACGCCATCGCGCACGAACCGATCGCGGATGCGTTGCGCAAGGCCGCCGTCCCGTTCGGAGTCAGCGACCTGGCCCAGCAGGCGGCGATCGCCAGCCTCTCGGCGTACGACGAGTTGGCCGTCCGCGTCGAGGATCTGGTGATCGAGCGGTCCCGGGTGATCAAAGCCCTGCGGGAGCAGGGCTGGGACGTGCCGGACTCACAGGCCAACTTCATCTGGTTGCCGCTGGGCGACGACGCGCTGGCCTTCGCTGAGGTGGCTGCCGAGCAAGGTCTGGTGGTGCGACCGTTCGCCGGTGACGGGGTGCGCTGCACCATCGCCGAGGTCGAGGCGAACGACCGGCTGATCGAGGTCGCGGCGGCTTATCGCGGCCGCTGA